Within the Enterobacter roggenkampii genome, the region TGTTGCCAGCGATATCTTTCTGGCGATCAGGTTGCACCAGACCCGTCACACCTTATGCGTTCACGGTACACTGCTTTTGTGATCAAAGACGCAGACTACCTTATTAAAACCTGGCATCCATCCTGCCACGCAGCCGATTTCAAACAGGACATCGAAGCCGGGTTTGCGAACACGCAGTGGCTCGGCCTCACCGTCTATGAATCCTCTCCAGGCAGTCATGAAGATGAAGGTTACGTCAGCTTTGTTGCCCGTTTTACCGAGAACGCTAAGCCTGGCGCCATTATCGAGCGTTCCCGGTTCTTAAAGGAACGCGGGCAATGGTATTATATTGACGGAACGCGTCCACAGTTTGGTCGTAACGATCCCTGCCCGTGTGGTTCAGGTAAAAAATTTAAAAAGTGTTGCGGGCAGTAATGCCTGACAACCCAGACTTCGCAAATACAAACAGGATTTCCCGGCGATGCAATCATTACAACGTAAAGTTCTGCGCACCATCTGTCCCGATCAAAAAGGGCTGATCGCACGAATTACCAACATTTGCTACAAGCATGAACTGAATATCGTGCAGAACAACGAGTTCGTTGACCACCGTACCGGCCGCTTCTTCATGCGTACCGAACTGGAAGGTATTTTCAACGACACCACCCTGCTGGCCGATCTGGACAGCGCGCTTCCGGAAGGCTCCGTGCGCGAGCTGACCCCTGCGGGCCGACGCCGCATCGTGATCCTGGTGACTAAAGAAGCACATTGCCTGGGTGACCTGCTGATGAAAGCCAACTACGGCGGTCTGGATGTCGAAATTGCGGCAGTTATTGGCAACCATGAGACGTTGCGCTCGCTGGTCGAGCGCTTTGATATTCCGTTCGAGCTGGTTAGCCATGAAGGCCATACGCGTGAAGAACACGACGACCTGATGGCGCAGGCCATTGAAGCGCATAACCCGGACTACGTGGTGCTGGCGAAATACATGCGCGTGTTAACGCCGTCTTTCGTGGCGCGTTTCCCGAACAAGATCATCAACATCCACCACTCGTTCCTGCCGGCCTTTATTGGTGCGCGTCCATACCACCAGGCGTACGAGCGCGGCGTGAAGATCATCGGCGCGACAGCCCACTACGTGAATGACAATCTGGACGAAGGTCCCATCATCATGCAGGACGTGATTCATGTGGATCACACTTACACCGCTGAGGACATGATGCGTGCAGGGCGTGACGTTGAGAAGAATGTGTTAAGCCGCGCGCTGTATCAGGTACTGGCCCAGCGTGTCTTCGTTTACGGCAACAGAACCATCATTCTTTAATCTTTCGGAAAATGAATTGATTAGCTTTGCGCCTTTACGGATAAAAAGCAGGCAAACAACTTCATTTCCCTAAAGGAAAGCTTTACAGGGGCGTCTCATTTGATATGATGCGCCCCGCTTCCAGCAGGAAGCAGGCCAGTAAAAAAGCATTACCCCGTGGTGGGGTTCCCGAGCGGCCAAAGGGAGCAGACTGTAAATCTGCCGTCATCGACTTCGAAGGTTCGAATCCTTCCCCCACCACCATCTCTCAGCACGACCTCAAAATTTGAATTACCCCTGGTGGGGTTCCCGAGCGGCCAAAGGGAGCAGACTGTAAATCTGCCGTCATCGACTTCGAAGGTTCGAATCCTTCCCCCACCACCATCACTTTCAAATAACTCCAAATCTTCTGTTCGCACCGGGCATCATGCATTTCCGTAACGGGGAAGGAAGAGAAGCTTCGACTAAGGTTCGATTCGAGCGCAGCGAGAAAGCGTTGCCGAAGGCAACGACCCGAAGGGCGAGGCGCAACGCGCCGGGTCATCCTTCCCCAACATAAAAAAACCAAGTCCGCCCTTGTAGGCCGGGTAAGGCGCAGCCGCCACCCGGCGACAGAAACCTACATCGGAGGCAAGCGACGCCTGACCGGCGAACTCTTCACAATCGACGTATTACACTGAGCATGCTCTGCCAGACCGTCCAGCAGCGCATCCAGTTGTTCTATCGATCGCACCACCAGCCTAATCACAAAGCAATCTTCCCCGGTGACTTTGTCGCTCTCAATACACTCCGGCATCGCCTGAATATACTTATCCACCTTATGCAACAGCCCTGGCAACGGCCGTACGCGCACCAGCGCCTGCAGCGTATACCCCAGCGCCGCCAGATTCACCCGCGCCCCATACCCCTGAATCACACCGCGCTCTTCCAGCCGCTTCAGGCGTTCTGCCGTACTGGGGGACGTCAGACCGATGCGGCCGCTGAGCACCTTCAACGACATGCGCGCATCCTCAACCAGGCAGGCTAAAATTTGTCGGTCGATATCATCGATAAGGCATTCCATTCTTTTCACCTAATTTTAAAAAGCCATTTACCTTTTCAACCTTATCTCACCCCTGTAAAACCCGACAGCGATTTTCGACAATAGCGTCATTAATCAGGAGGTGGATGATGCGTGATTTCCATAAAGGCGTGTGGCAAATGAGCCTGGCGATGTTAATTTCCGGCTCTATCGGCGCGTTTGTTTTGCTCTCCGGTCTGCCGGTGACGGAAGTGGTGTTCTGGCGCTGTCTTATCGGGGCTATGGCGCTTTTTATTTTTATCCGGGCAAGTCAAAAGCCCTTCAGCCCCCTCACCCGCACCACGCTGCTGCTGGCTATTTTCGGCGGCGTGGCGCTCG harbors:
- a CDS encoding YchJ family protein; protein product: MSQLCPCGSALEYSLCCQRYLSGDQVAPDPSHLMRSRYTAFVIKDADYLIKTWHPSCHAADFKQDIEAGFANTQWLGLTVYESSPGSHEDEGYVSFVARFTENAKPGAIIERSRFLKERGQWYYIDGTRPQFGRNDPCPCGSGKKFKKCCGQ
- the purU gene encoding formyltetrahydrofolate deformylase, with the protein product MQSLQRKVLRTICPDQKGLIARITNICYKHELNIVQNNEFVDHRTGRFFMRTELEGIFNDTTLLADLDSALPEGSVRELTPAGRRRIVILVTKEAHCLGDLLMKANYGGLDVEIAAVIGNHETLRSLVERFDIPFELVSHEGHTREEHDDLMAQAIEAHNPDYVVLAKYMRVLTPSFVARFPNKIINIHHSFLPAFIGARPYHQAYERGVKIIGATAHYVNDNLDEGPIIMQDVIHVDHTYTAEDMMRAGRDVEKNVLSRALYQVLAQRVFVYGNRTIIL
- a CDS encoding Lrp/AsnC family transcriptional regulator; the encoded protein is MECLIDDIDRQILACLVEDARMSLKVLSGRIGLTSPSTAERLKRLEERGVIQGYGARVNLAALGYTLQALVRVRPLPGLLHKVDKYIQAMPECIESDKVTGEDCFVIRLVVRSIEQLDALLDGLAEHAQCNTSIVKSSPVRRRLPPM